From the genome of Syngnathoides biaculeatus isolate LvHL_M chromosome 4, ASM1980259v1, whole genome shotgun sequence:
tggccgccaccgACTTGGGGTTCTTGAAGCACGGGGGCGCCGCGCCGTGCGTCCAGTCTGTTTTGGGGAGCGGCGGCTGCGGGGGCGGGGTCACCTTGTTGCAGCCCCGCCTGACGATGACCTCCTTACACCCCAAGACATCCATCGTCATGGCGCGGAGGAGGAGCCTGAAGACGGCGGTGGAGCTCAGCGCGGTCTTTTCCCCGAGGGCGTCGCCCAGCGTGGGCGTGGCCGGGCTGGGCAACAGCACGTTCCCCACCCACGGTAAGACGGCCATCTGCAGGAGGTAGTCCATCTCCGTGTCTGTCACGCGGCGGCGGGGGCGCAACTTATTGCACTTGTTGGCCTGGTGACGCAGGTGCGAGCGCAGCTGTTCCTGGGACATCATCAGCATGGCGCCGCCCGCGTGGCGCTCCTCCCACCTCAGCCGCCGGGGCGGCGGGCCCGTCACCGCCAGGCGGCCGAAGTCGGCCGCCACCGTGGAGCGGACCGTCGGTCCGGGCGCGGGGGTGCCCGGCGCCGGGTGCAGCGACACCAGCTGGGCCCGGTGGACACTTTCCTCCTGCGGAATCCACTCGTCCACGGGTGGGACCAGGTAGAACTCTTTGTCCTCTTCTACCTGCtgctcctcatcttcctcctcagACTTGTTGACCTGTGAACTCTCTTCCTTTTCCTCGTCTTCGTCCTCGTCCTCAGTGTCCATGTACTTGAcctcgtcgtcgtcttcctGGCTgctgtcctcctcctcttcctcttctttgatTCTCTGCAGACGCCTCTTGATCCGAACCCTCAACTTGGTTTTCGCATTTTTCGTAGTCTGGGCCTCCTGCGGGGTCTTTGGCATTTGTCTTTTTCGCTGTTAGAGAAAAGACACACACGGACGCACAAATGCCGATGAACGACCATTGCCTTGTGCTAATACCGGATGGCCGAATCCCCGTTGTGTACCTCGCAAGGCCCTTTTGCGCgtctcatcatttttttccactctctGAGACATTGAGCATCGTTGCGGTGTGGAATTTCCGCCGCGATCTTTGCCCAGCGACCTGCCAAGCGACCACGTGACAAAGGCACAAGATGTCAACTACATGGCTTCTTATCAATATGACATGTTAGCTTCGCCGGCTAACACGGTATGGTAACATTTTATCGTCAGTCCTCGATACACCACACGCGTAACACATCTCTCCTGAACGATGATTTTGGTGGATAGCGTGCTAATAACACGTCGGGCACGACCTCTAACTAACTCTGTTGTTAGCAGCAGCAAATCCTTTGCCGACAAAGCGTGAGTGGCTAACTTGCTCACGGAGAAAAGCGAGCGGCACCGGCGAACTCGCTGATCAAGGTGAGAACGACGGAGACGGACCGGCGCCGTGTTTGTCCAGCAGCTGGAGGAGGAGTTGCTGCTCGTCCAAGTCAAAGGCTCCTTTCTTGGTTCCTTCCTTCAGGCAGTCCAAGTATCTGCGGGACCGACGACAAACGCCAGCTCAGTCAGGTCAGTCTCGTTTATCCCGACCCGGTTGTCCTAACCTGTCCCTGCAGGCCCCGTCGGTGCGTCCGGGGACCTCCGAGCGGATCTTCCACCACCTCTTCTCCCCGTGGCGCGCGACGGCTCTCAACAGCAGCTGTGAAGCGAGAAGACGCCAGATTTAGAGCGGTAGACTCGAGACGGACTTCAGACCCCGATGAGGTCCCATTTCAACAGACCTGGTCCTCCTCCGCGGACCAGGTTCCTTTCTTGAGCCGCGGGTCTAGAACTGAACCCCATCTGTAGATGAGCTGTGGCGTGTCTCGACCCTCCATGAAGTAGCtgactgaggaagaggaagagtcgCGGTCAGGGTCCGCGTCCGCGTCGTGTGACGCCGCCGCTGTTCTCACTCTGCGTGTACGGTATGAAGTTCCCGATCCGCATCTTGTCAACCATCTCTGTGAGCTTTTGGTCCTCGGCGGGGGTCCAGaccccacgtttgagagaggaCGAGATGAACCTCTGGAACGTCTGCAGGCACATGAAGGCGGTCCGGCCCGTCTGATGGAACAAAGGAAGCGCGTCGGCGCACAAGCTCAGCTCACCGTTGTCCCGCCGCCACGATCCACCCCGCTCACCCCTAACTCCTGCGCGATGCGGTCCCAGTCGGTCTCCTGGTTTCTGGCGCTGACCTCCTTAAGCTTCTGAACCTCTTCGGCGCTCCAGCGGTTCTTGTTGATGGCGGGATGCAGGAAGTTCTGCCAGAAGAGGCGAAGGTCGTCCGCCTGACGCAAACCTTCAAACTGACACAGACGGTGTTAGCCAAACGCCACTAAGCCCAGAAGGCGATCCGATCCCGACCCTCGTAAGCAATCTTTGAGATGAGTTCACGTACGTCAATGTTGGCGATCCTGTGCCAGTCGTGGTCCTCGTTCTGATCCCCGACAAGCTCCTCCTGCTTCTTCAATCTGGCCAATCACAATGCACCAGTGTCAGCAgctagcacccccccccccaggcacGTACAGACAAGAGGCTAACGAGCAAAATATGAACAGATACAGAAGAACCTCCGTTTCCATAAGACTTGGCTAGATTTGGATTTGCCttccaattaattttttccaCCCCAAAATTGTCCCGGCTTCTTGCTTTCATGGCATCGCTTCTCCGTCACATGGCCTCGTGACCACAATCTGACTTTGTTTTCGGGAAAAAGGTGTATTCcacaatgcttttattttgaaggtctgaCTTTTGACAGGATGTGTCGCGCCAACGTCGCTGAGCAGACCAAGAGAGTTGTCGTTACCTTGACTTGTAAACAAGAGCTCGCACTTTCCAACTGTGGGGGCCCcccttcatgaaaaaaaaatggatatagtTTGTATTTTACACCGTAAAGCTACTGTCGTTCACTatgaaatctgttttttttttttttcctttcatatttttgggtgtCTGGAAGGGATTAATTAGATGTATTGCTTTGGTTTCTTTACGATCCGGGTTGAGTCGAACTTTACGCAACGGATTCATGACGACAACCGAGGCTTCGTCTGCAAACAAGCGTGACGTCATACTTGATGGATTCGATGTCTTTCTCCAGAACTTCAATTTGCGCTCTGagctgccgctgccgctgctCGTCTTTGGACTTGTCCGACGAAGACAGCTTCTGAGTCAGATAGTCCAACCTGAAGATGATGATAATGGTGATGatgaagaaaggaaaagaaggacaaaCGACTCCAACCTGGACAGCTTGGGTTGTAGAAGCCTCCTCAGACCGTCTTTGGAGACCGAGTCGATCAACAAAGTCTTCTGCCAGCTCTCCCCTGAGGGCGCACACGCAACGGAGAGGAGTTAAATGGCGCCCTCTGCTGGTCGTCACGGTGATGAAACAATCGGTATCCGCACATCGTTTAACTTTCATCTTGCTGTTGTCCAGGCAAcccttcatcttcatcatcctctccttcgCATCCTGATTGGCCGGAGGACCCTGCGGGCAGACAAGAGCGGCGGTGCGATGGGTGGACAGGCAAAAGGTGGgtcgcttccttccttcctttcgtACATGCTGGCGCGCAATCACAATATCCGCAGTTAAGTCAATCAGACCCACTCGAGCGCTCCCGAGGGTTAAAAGTCTCCGTCCGGACGTCACGACTCTGCCCCTTACCGGCCGCTCCGTCCTGGTCCACAGACTCGTCGCGGCCATGTCGACTTTTTCAACTCCTTGCCATCAAGTGCGAGCGCTCCGGAACCCCGGCGCACGCGTCGTCATTACGAGGAGACGCCCCCCCTACCCTGCTCCTTCAAAGCCATCCCCGCCCCAGTCCACAGCCTGAGGCCGAGGTCCGTCTCAGCGCCCTCTTTTATGTGTTTGCTCTGAATAATTCCATCGTTACGGTCAAAAGTGGCTTCCCAATCAAAGGTACGAGTGTTATTACCAGACCCGTGTCTTTGCTCTTGAAGTACGGCTTCAAGAAGTGGCCCAGGAACAAGGCGCCGTGCCTGGGGTACGCCCACGAGGAGGCGGGCTCTTCTTTGGAAGCTTCTCTGATCGGGCCGGACAGCTGAGACAGCGCCTCCTTCTACACgcgcacaaacacgcacacagggTCTTGGATGGAGAAGGCCGCGCAAAAGGTGTGAGCGTCCGCGTCCGCATCTACCTGCTGTCGCTGGTTGTGAGCCAGAAGAGTCTCCAGCTGCTTGAGCTTTTCTTCCAGGATCTGCTGGTACACCAGATTCATCTGAAGACAGGAGTCCGCTGTCGCCGGCAGGCCCAGCTGACGTGAAAGCGCACGCGTCAGCTCGTCGGCGCGTTACATACAAGTCCAGCGTTCGACGATATTTGAGGGTCCACCCACCTCACTTTCATCGCTGCTGCTGTCGCCGTCGTCGTCATCTTGCGAGCACGCACAGTCGGTTACGGTGAGCTAACGCACGTTTGCAAGACAAGAAGCGCAAAAGCGACGCTGCTACCTGACACATTGACGGGGCTGTGCGGTCCCAGAATGTTCTCCAGGTTCTGGATCTCTGTCTCGATCTTCTGCCTCTCAGCCAGGAGACCTGCAACGGACTGCGCAAGCGCGGACACGTTAGGGCACGGAGTAACCAACCTGAAAACAATGGGCAAAAATATTACCTGCACCGCCTCCAAGTCCGTGTCCTCGCCGGACTCCTCATCTAACGGAGAGACGAGACGTCAAGGTCACAAGGGCGCGCTCGCTCTTCGCTTTTGGGACGGCGGAAAAAGACCAAGCGGACGGAAGCACAAACACAACCTGAGTCGCTGCTGAGTTGCTGCAGTTCGCTGTTGCTGGCGCACAAACGTCGTTGCAGAAGGTCCACTTGGTGCTGGATCCGGTCCCTTTGCTCACACAACGACATGGCCACTaagcgcgcgcgcacgcacacacacacacacacacacacacacacacacacacacacacacaagacaccCGTTGACGAGGCAAacggtgcaaaaaaaatgtagcgtACACGCTacagaaaagcaaaacacacacagtggaGCCCTGCATGCTCGCCGTTCACATTCACGTGTGTGGATTTTTTCCCCtgcatttttccttttcaaatttgGGGGCGGGGCAGGgcgttgtttacattttcatatcGCATTATCCTCTTCATATCGCCCAACTAGAGCAACACAatctttgtcttgttttttttccttccttacGTGGCAATTTCATGAGGgttatttttgctttattttatgtAAAAACTACGTGTACATCGCAAGTGCATGCAAAACTATGCAAAAAGGTCACACTGTGTTGGCACTGAACGAGccaaagcttttcttttttttttttttgggacggaGAATAATTTCCATTGTAAGAGTTAACAATGTCATTCAAATCTAATTCTCAGCCACTTGGTGGGTGGAAGCATCAAAGAGTGCCCCCCTTTCGAAGGGTGGCATGATTGACCAATTGTGATTTAGATGCTGAATTGGGTCGTTTTCGTGTCCCTGGCTTGCCCCAAAACCTTTTCAAACGTCTATGTATGACGTGTACCCTCTTTTGGCGACCACGaggcgcacttaaaagtcttccattttctaatggcCGAATGAGTGCACCAAGTTTCAgaatctgtaaatgtttttggagCGACTATTTGACTAAACTCCAAGCACACGGAAGGGGACGCCCGTCGACTCGCACAGGCTGACGCGCACGAGGCAGTGAGGCAAGGCATCACTCCCAGCGTGCTTTGCGGCACTACCGAGGATGAAAATAGTGCATCATTTTTGCACTGAattttgctgtggtgtaattATTTTAGTTTCCATGTGACGccgtgagtgtgaacaacatgtGAACTCATCACGTAGCGGGGGGCCCACGGAGACTTCGTCTGCttccaaatgtaaacaaaatgtaCGAAGGAAAGGATATGCATGACAATACGGGGCTGACTTAAAGCAGCGCGAGTCACGAGTCAAGGGTGTTTGAGAAAGCAAGTCTCCATCACGACCGCTGCTAGAGACAGCTAATTAGCGATGCCCCCCACCCAACAGCGCAGCTTACTCGGAGACGATGAAGCTGAAACCTGAATTCGAGTCAAGCGAAACTGTGCCACAGcgacaaacacaaacactcgCGCACGAATCAGGCGGGGAGGCGCGCCCTAAACTACATTTGATTTCCCACGACATTATCTTTCTTTCAGCTCGATGATGAGAATAAGTAGAAACTAGTGCGCACTTGGGAAGTTTGCGGACAGCGTGACGTACCTTTAAGCGTACTTTGTCGTCATTTTCCAGTTTGTTCATCAACCCGAGTTGGCTTTAGCACGTTAGCATATTGCCCCTTAGGCTTGTTTTGAGTCAAAACACCACAAACGACGCGATAACCTGGCGGCACGGCACAGAGTCACAAGCCGCCTGCTCAGAGAGAGTTTGTAACAATCTCCAAAAgacgacccaaaaaaaaaaaatctgtattttttccaGTCAGGAAGCCAGTGACTTCCGCCTTCGTCACGTCCGGCCTGGCCGCCGTTCActgaagcgttttttttttttttaaccttccaaCCGCGCGAACGAATCAGACTTGTtgtgttattgtattttttcttcttctttaattTAGTAAAATGCTTTTAAGTAGTGATGGAGAAATGAAGCTTCATGAGGAATCATAACCCTTCGGCCAATGGTTCGAGTAATCTTTCATTTTTGGGTCCTTCATTGCACACGAAACCGCCTGCTGGCCACGTGTATAATCGCAGGAAACTGGATCTTAGGGCCATGGAATAGAATACAGTAAGTACAGTAGGCGAAGTATTGCATACAATATGGGAGTTGAAGTGGCATAAATAAATCACGTTTGACCAAATATCCTGTTAACATGAAATCACAAGATACTGCTTGAATTTATTTCCAAAACGGGAGTACTGTAATCATACTGGTACATCAAAAAGAAAGATGACAGAAAACGCTATTAATTCCGTTACTTAAAAGTTATACTTTTCAGAAGACAAGTACCTGCCTAAATTATACAATAAAAAGTCAATTCTATTGTTTCACAATACTTTGTACGtcgtcactgatggtggagtggtacacgggcagtgtgggatcgataaGCGATAAGATCAGGGCATAGTCCGAAGCTATCTGGGATAGACTCCTGTGAGGATGAGCTGCTTgcataatggacggatggatactTTCTGCATTATACCTTGTAATGTTCTGTTCATGTTGTCTTTTGCTGCAGGCTACAATCCTCAAAattagaaatgtatttaaaaaaaaaaaaaaacaggactatTTCAGTGTTTGCGGCGGGCCGCGGTCCACAACCGGCCGGATGGCTGAACCCATCCGGCCTGCGTGAGGACAATCATAAGTcagaaagtaaaataaatatgtaaacccTTTTTGAAAAGCGTCACGTTGGCATTTCCTCCCGCGTGCGACCGTGACTAGACGTTAACGGCAACAAGTGATGCTAGCTAGCTACAGTAAGTTGCCCTCAAAAATGTCAGTCGGGTCTGGccaagaaaaggaaaaatgacagaggtcaaaggtcaagcCGTGCGCTGAACTCGGGGTACGCAGCTCGCTGTGTCCAAAGATTACAGTTTGACCAAAGGTGGCTGATGAAGAGCGCGCAAGGGAGTCTGATGCGTTGCTGACATAACTGCCAGATCAACAACTTTTTGGGTTTGATGTTGCAAAACGTTGCGCTTGCAGCGacttgcccggagaaaagcggGAGCGCTCGTTTGAGGAGGCGCCACCGGAAGCGGGCTGCAAAATTGGACCTTCGGCCGGACGACAGAAGCATTTTTCTCTGGCGTCGGACGAGAGCCGCGACGGTCGCGTTCAATTGTGCTGCTGGCGGTGGGTGGGTGCAGCCGGTCGGAAGGCGGAGTCAGCACAGCGTGCGACTCGGCGGCCGCGAGGCTTTCTTTGCGAAGCAACTCTAGTTTTAATGTGTTCCCGGCGGGTACGCAAAAGTGCTGCCCGGGGCAACGTCTCGGTCACGCCATGCCAAGCGGGCGTTGACAATCGCGCCAAGAGGCTGGTGTGAACTTGGCCAGCCTGCGCTCAAAAggacactttccaaaaacatctgACATCAAGTGTCAAGGTGAGCGGCTGAGAATGTTCCGGTCCGCGAGGGTCACCGTGCCCATAGCGGGCCGGGATAGAcgcaaaacaaacccaaaaattCTTTCAAAATGGACTGTGAGCGTTTATTGAGTCTTCAAATCATGACGTGACGTCACCGAGGGGGAGGAGCCTAGCGGCGGCGGTACAGGATGTCCCAAGAGCTCCTCCACTTGAGCGCTCGCAGCTGATTGGCCGATAACTCCGGACTGCCAAAGGTCAAAGGGCTGAAGGCGCGATAAGACAGGAAGACGCACACCCACGTGACCGAGGCGCACGCCAGCAGCACGCGGCGGTGCGCGTCCTTGCTGCAAACACGCGCCGACGCAATTGAATTTTTCTCAAGATATCATCAGTTATCGCTGACGTTAATGTACCTCAGCACGTGCGCGTGCACGTGTTCCAGCAGGGCGGCGCTCAGCAGGTGCAGGAAGACGAGAGCTGGCAGGTAGTGGTACAGGAAGAGACGCTTGTCCATCAGCACGAACGGGACCGAGTTCAAGAGCCAGCCGCCCGCGCACACCACGCCCACTGACACGAAACGCTCCCACGCCACTAAACGCATAcacatttagatgacatgcacgAGTTGTTCGTTTgcccgtgcgtgcgtgcgtgcgtgcgtaccGTCAGGCAAGTCTTTGATGCCCCGTCTCCGCCTCAGCAGGTAGATGGCCGCCATGATGTGATAGGCCAGCAGGCTGAGGTTGGCCACGCCCCATGATACCGGGTTACCAATCAGGTGGATCTGAGCCTGACGCGAGCACACACAGGAtaagtgcgtgcgtgcgtgcgcgtgcgtgcgcgtgtgtgtgcgcgcgtctcACGTTGGTGGAGGGGTGGAGCCAGTAGGCGATGTTGGTTTCCATGGTGATCCACTCCAAAGGGGCGGAGCTGTATTTGTGCTCGGAGTCTTCCTGCTTCACCGTCAGCATCCGCCACTGGCGACGACATCAAGTCAGACCACCCCACCGCCACGTGACGGGCGGCGGCGTCCACGCACCTGAACCTCCAGAAACTTGGACCAGAAGGAAATCTTGCGGCTGACGTCCACGCGTGCGGGGGCCCGCAGTTCCGCCTCCCTCTCCTTCTGCTCCTCACCTGCGCACGTTTGGATCGGACAACGTAATCCGGACCAGGCTCCTCATACTTGGGGatttttcacattcacacttgaatTACTTTTTAGAGTTTCGGTTCTTTGACATTAGTTTGACAATTGGGTGGGGGGGAGCGGAGGTGGTATTGTGGTATTTTGGGAGCCAAGTATTATACAAGGGTCGTTCAATAAATAAGGTGAATTTTCAATATTAGGACTCCTAagcttcctttgttttttttttttttttctcaattttcaaCTTTGTCTCCGAGCACCGCCCGCCACACACTTTTCCCATCCGCGCAGGAGCTTCCATATTTCCTCAACGTCTGAACCAGCCGCTCCCGACACTTTTGACCGCACGGtcccggcccgcggacgctttGGGCTGCCGTGCGTTAACTTTgctcttttgtctttcttgcaGTCGGCACTGTTGACCGCGCTCCCTTCCCCGAGGAACGACAC
Proteins encoded in this window:
- the snapc4 gene encoding snRNA-activating protein complex subunit 4, whose product is MSLCEQRDRIQHQVDLLQRRLCASNSELQQLSSDSDEESGEDTDLEAVQSVAGLLAERQKIETEIQNLENILGPHSPVNVSDDDDGDSSSDESELGLPATADSCLQMNLVYQQILEEKLKQLETLLAHNQRQQKEALSQLSGPIREASKEEPASSWAYPRHGALFLGHFLKPYFKSKDTGLGPPANQDAKERMMKMKGCLDNSKMKVKRWESWQKTLLIDSVSKDGLRRLLQPKLSRLDYLTQKLSSSDKSKDEQRQRQLRAQIEVLEKDIESIKLKKQEELVGDQNEDHDWHRIANIDFEGLRQADDLRLFWQNFLHPAINKNRWSAEEVQKLKEVSARNQETDWDRIAQELGTGRTAFMCLQTFQRFISSSLKRGVWTPAEDQKLTEMVDKMRIGNFIPYTQISYFMEGRDTPQLIYRWGSVLDPRLKKGTWSAEEDQLLLRAVARHGEKRWWKIRSEVPGRTDGACRDRYLDCLKEGTKKGAFDLDEQQLLLQLLDKHGAGRWAKIAAEIPHRNDAQCLREWKKMMRRAKGPCERKRQMPKTPQEAQTTKNAKTKLRVRIKRRLQRIKEEEEEEDSSQEDDDEVKYMDTEDEDEDEEKEESSQVNKSEEEDEEQQVEEDKEFYLVPPVDEWIPQEESVHRAQLVSLHPAPGTPAPGPTVRSTVAADFGRLAVTGPPPRRLRWEERHAGGAMLMMSQEQLRSHLRHQANKCNKLRPRRRVTDTEMDYLLQMAVLPWVGNVLLPSPATPTLGDALGEKTALSSTAVFRLLLRAMTMDVLGCKEVIVRRGCNKVTPPPQPPLPKTDWTHGAAPPCFKNPKSVAAMLYTARARPADAWPPAVARRPAPPAPPLVCLVAAPLFLPKATLAPPPLQVQSQSCCRLPLVPPRAAPASPPPPVVCLRPARPVAPALLVCPPLSASSLAPPPLDPAAPSGSVALDHDYGSPAPKAWPTGRKRGCREDSGDGSHTNVGKRIRKLSQKAQALMHERRRRGCRKSKPGKGGAVQVTSPHPSSAPSGGRGRPPRALLGPLLPAGGSSPEVGLNIDPSLVFSGSPAVVVDWLGGRGGVAVPESGVSLPYLPPCGSSLNALAAVLADKTKNARAAERLVRRSDCAAQATPEATADETVCLLRALVRERLGSNPAFRLLKARFLSVFALPALLATLRPVTAATSWRAPEAPKKKVKDAKQKAQKHDGRREFWCDGSGAPANHFSGIGAGPDQPRPTETVSNP